A region from the Azospirillum thermophilum genome encodes:
- a CDS encoding pyrimidine dimer DNA glycosylase/endonuclease V, protein MNIFFLDRDPAAAARLHCDKHVGKMLVEAAQMMSTALRLRRAEVGYRVAYANHPVTLWVRAGAENYRWTLELADALAEEFRYRFGRVHRTSEVLGPLRDGADWRALLGPGVASPPPLCMPDAWKVPGDPVASYRAFYRAEKAHFARYTRRPVPDFMIGAVPAPAASGTVPSSPSA, encoded by the coding sequence ATGAACATCTTCTTCCTGGATCGCGATCCCGCGGCGGCAGCCCGGCTGCACTGCGACAAGCATGTCGGCAAGATGCTGGTGGAGGCCGCGCAGATGATGAGCACAGCGCTGCGGCTGCGGCGGGCGGAGGTCGGCTACCGGGTGGCCTACGCCAACCATCCGGTCACGCTGTGGGTGCGGGCCGGGGCGGAGAACTACCGCTGGACGCTGGAGCTCGCCGATGCGCTGGCGGAGGAGTTCCGCTACCGCTTCGGCCGCGTCCACAGGACGTCGGAGGTGCTGGGGCCGCTGCGCGACGGCGCCGACTGGCGGGCCCTGCTGGGACCCGGGGTGGCGTCGCCGCCGCCGCTGTGCATGCCCGATGCCTGGAAGGTGCCGGGCGACCCGGTGGCGTCCTACCGCGCCTTCTACCGGGCCGAGAAGGCGCATTTCGCCCGCTACACGCGGCGGCCGGTGCCGGATTTCATGATCGGGGCGGTGCCGGCACCGGCGGCATCCGGCACCGTCCCGTCGTCTCCCTCCGCCTGA
- a CDS encoding Hsp20 family protein, producing the protein MTTRLSLFNSPLLLGFDQFERTLDRIAKNSAEGYPPYNIEQTSEDGLRITLAVAGFTSEDLSVQIEDNQLVIRGRQTDDKSRIYLHRGIAARQFQRSFVLAEGIEVVGASLDNGLLNIDLKRPMPEPKIRTIKIEQTAPSANQPRTIDVAPDRTEG; encoded by the coding sequence GTGACGACCCGACTCTCTCTCTTCAACAGCCCGCTTCTCCTGGGCTTCGACCAGTTCGAGCGCACGCTCGACCGGATCGCCAAGAATTCGGCGGAAGGCTACCCGCCCTACAACATCGAGCAGACCAGCGAGGACGGGCTGCGGATCACGCTGGCCGTCGCGGGCTTCACCTCCGAGGACCTGTCGGTCCAGATCGAGGACAACCAGCTCGTCATCCGGGGACGCCAGACCGACGACAAGTCGCGGATCTACCTGCATCGCGGCATCGCGGCGCGGCAGTTCCAGCGCAGCTTCGTCCTGGCCGAAGGGATCGAGGTGGTCGGCGCCTCGCTCGACAACGGGCTGCTGAACATCGACCTGAAGCGCCCGATGCCGGAACCGAAGATCCGCACGATCAAGATCGAGCAGACCGCACCGTCGGCCAACCAGCCGCGCACCATCGACGTGGCGCCCGACCGCACCGAAGGGTGA
- a CDS encoding DUF4398 domain-containing protein, translating into MNSNRLNRLGWRAGAVLTVSLGLAACAGDVPPPTAELGAASQAVLAAEQAGAPRFAPVELQSARDKLAAADTAMREDKRTEARRLAEQARADAELAAARSQRALTQEAAGVVRQQANPPQAAAPAAPSTPGYGSSGGTAGTLGTLPSGSSYAAPSTVPPTTLAPGGAGWGGGYSNPEIRP; encoded by the coding sequence ATGAACAGCAACCGACTCAACAGGCTGGGATGGCGCGCCGGCGCCGTCCTGACGGTGTCGCTCGGCCTTGCCGCCTGCGCCGGCGACGTGCCGCCGCCCACCGCCGAACTCGGGGCCGCCTCGCAGGCCGTGCTCGCCGCCGAGCAGGCCGGCGCCCCGCGCTTCGCCCCCGTCGAGCTGCAGTCCGCCCGCGACAAGCTGGCCGCCGCCGACACCGCCATGCGCGAGGACAAGCGGACCGAGGCCCGCCGCCTGGCGGAGCAGGCCCGCGCCGACGCCGAACTGGCCGCCGCCCGCTCCCAGCGCGCGCTGACGCAGGAGGCCGCGGGCGTGGTGCGCCAGCAGGCCAACCCGCCGCAGGCCGCCGCCCCCGCCGCCCCGTCGACACCCGGCTACGGCAGTTCCGGCGGCACGGCCGGCACGCTCGGCACCCTGCCGTCGGGCTCCTCCTACGCCGCGCCCTCCACGGTGCCGCCGACCACCCTGGCCCCGGGCGGCGCCGGCTGGGGCGGCGGCTACAGCAATCCGGAGATCCGTCCATGA
- a CDS encoding ParA family protein, which yields MPGKIIAVGNLKGGTGKSTVAVNVACALANGGKARVALVDADGQGTAGDWGAKGRLPVAVTALPFEEAGAGWRDRVDGLAASHDFVVLDLPPQLGDAILNALHAASLFVVPVTASGADLKATAKAIDLLARVRAERGDRRPGCLLVPSRVDRRTAAGKEIEAVLHEFGEPVAPAIGQRTAHVDAFTVGEWVGSYAPRSVAHEEIEVLAAIVRRVK from the coding sequence ATGCCCGGGAAGATCATCGCAGTCGGAAACCTGAAGGGCGGCACCGGCAAGAGCACGGTGGCCGTCAACGTGGCGTGTGCGCTGGCGAACGGCGGCAAGGCCAGGGTCGCGCTCGTCGATGCCGACGGGCAGGGAACCGCCGGCGACTGGGGGGCGAAGGGACGGCTTCCCGTCGCGGTCACCGCGCTGCCCTTCGAGGAGGCCGGCGCCGGCTGGCGCGACCGGGTGGACGGCCTCGCCGCCTCGCACGACTTCGTGGTGTTGGACCTGCCGCCGCAGCTCGGCGACGCCATCCTGAACGCCCTGCATGCGGCCAGCCTGTTCGTGGTGCCGGTGACCGCCAGCGGCGCCGACCTGAAGGCGACGGCCAAGGCCATCGACCTGCTGGCCCGCGTCCGGGCGGAGCGGGGCGACCGCCGGCCCGGCTGCCTGCTGGTGCCGTCGCGCGTCGACCGCCGCACCGCCGCCGGCAAGGAGATCGAGGCGGTCCTGCACGAGTTCGGCGAGCCGGTGGCGCCCGCCATCGGCCAGCGCACCGCCCATGTCGACGCCTTCACGGTCGGCGAATGGGTGGGCTCCTATGCCCCGCGCTCGGTGGCGCATGAGGAGATCGAGGTTCTCGCGGCGATCGTCAGAAGGGTGAAGTGA
- a CDS encoding DUF1150 family protein codes for MDNTTVTTLRQLSPQDFAAFGVDHVAYVRPVTVNGVTAFSIHAADGTPLTVLPKQDVAFAAVRQNDMEPLSVH; via the coding sequence ATGGACAACACGACCGTCACGACCCTCCGCCAGCTTTCCCCGCAGGACTTCGCCGCCTTCGGCGTCGACCACGTCGCCTATGTGCGCCCGGTGACGGTGAACGGCGTCACCGCCTTCTCCATCCATGCCGCCGACGGCACGCCGCTGACCGTCCTGCCGAAGCAGGACGTCGCCTTCGCCGCCGTCCGCCAGAACGACATGGAGCCGCTGAGCGTCCATTGA
- a CDS encoding NAD(P)/FAD-dependent oxidoreductase — MDRVECVVVGAGVVGLAVARRLAQAGREVVILEAADAIGTGTSSRNSEVVHAGIYYPTGSIRARLCVAGREALYAYCRDHGVEHRRLGKLIVATDEAQLPRLEAIRRQAAANGVDDLYRIDGAEARALEPNLRCVAALVSPSTGIIDSHGLMLALLGDAEAAGAALALLSPLLRAEATEDGFLLEVGGAEPMRLGCRTLVNAAGLGSWAVARAIAGFPAEQVPPRVLAKGNYYALAQGRSPFSRLVYPVPEDGGLGVHLTLDLAGQARFGPDVEWLDDSALPADTPADHARIDYAVDPRRADSFYGSVRAYWPGLPDGALVPAYAGVRPKLSGRGQPQADFLLQGRQAHGIAGLVNLFGIESPGLTSCLAIAGEVAGLLER, encoded by the coding sequence ATGGACCGGGTCGAATGCGTGGTGGTCGGGGCCGGGGTGGTCGGGCTGGCGGTGGCGCGCCGGCTGGCGCAGGCCGGCCGGGAGGTGGTGATCCTGGAGGCGGCCGACGCCATCGGCACCGGCACCAGCTCGCGCAACTCCGAAGTCGTCCATGCCGGCATCTACTACCCGACCGGCAGCATCCGCGCCCGGCTGTGCGTGGCGGGGCGCGAGGCGCTCTACGCCTATTGCCGCGACCATGGGGTGGAGCATCGCCGGCTGGGCAAGCTGATCGTCGCCACCGACGAGGCGCAGTTGCCCAGGCTGGAGGCGATCCGCCGCCAGGCCGCCGCCAACGGGGTGGACGACCTCTACCGGATCGACGGGGCCGAGGCGCGGGCGCTGGAACCGAACCTCCGCTGCGTCGCGGCGCTGGTCTCCCCCTCCACCGGGATCATCGACAGCCACGGGCTGATGCTGGCCCTGCTGGGCGACGCGGAGGCGGCCGGCGCGGCGCTCGCCCTGCTGAGCCCGCTGCTGCGCGCCGAGGCGACGGAGGACGGCTTCCTGCTGGAGGTCGGCGGGGCGGAGCCGATGCGGCTCGGCTGCCGCACCCTGGTCAACGCCGCCGGGCTCGGCTCCTGGGCGGTCGCCCGCGCCATCGCCGGCTTCCCGGCGGAGCAGGTGCCGCCGCGCGTGCTGGCCAAGGGCAACTACTACGCCCTGGCGCAGGGACGCTCGCCCTTCTCCCGCCTCGTCTACCCGGTGCCGGAGGACGGCGGCCTCGGCGTCCACCTGACGCTGGATCTGGCCGGGCAGGCGCGCTTCGGTCCGGACGTCGAGTGGCTGGACGACTCCGCCCTTCCCGCGGACACCCCGGCCGACCATGCCCGGATCGACTATGCGGTGGATCCGCGGCGCGCCGACTCCTTCTACGGGTCGGTACGCGCCTACTGGCCCGGCCTGCCGGACGGGGCGCTGGTGCCCGCCTATGCCGGCGTGCGGCCCAAGCTGAGCGGGCGCGGCCAGCCGCAGGCCGATTTCCTGCTGCAGGGACGGCAAGCCCACGGCATCGCCGGGCTGGTCAACCTGTTCGGCATCGAATCGCCGGGGCTGACCTCCTGCCTCGCCATCGCCGGGGAGGTCGCCGGGCTGCTGGAGCGGTAA
- a CDS encoding DUF1003 domain-containing protein, whose product MTDHPERDQQAPSDAVTPDPGRQARDDREEEEADGGDMLDPGDDEGEGGLGTAQRSKRIPCALSGKRRPKRDLVGLDTLRPSLADRIRQDYPDLPPDALVSRSEVARYRALHVADLLQAEHGELTELDRRVAESIANHDTLAENVDEQYEDRRTLGERLSDHLATFGGSWAFLISFALFLGLWMVFNLARGDETFDPYPFILLNLVLSCLAAIQAPIIMMSQKRQEAKDRLRSENDYRVNLKAELEIRHLHEKMDYLLQRQWQRLTEIQQLQLEIMQEKRLRK is encoded by the coding sequence ATGACCGACCATCCCGAACGCGACCAGCAGGCGCCGTCCGACGCCGTCACGCCCGATCCCGGCCGGCAGGCTCGCGACGACCGGGAGGAGGAGGAGGCCGACGGCGGGGACATGCTGGACCCCGGCGACGACGAGGGGGAGGGCGGGCTCGGCACCGCCCAGCGGTCCAAGCGCATCCCCTGCGCGCTCAGCGGCAAGCGCCGGCCCAAGCGCGACCTCGTCGGGCTCGACACGCTGCGTCCCAGCCTCGCCGACCGCATCCGCCAGGACTATCCCGACCTGCCGCCCGACGCGCTGGTCAGCCGGTCGGAGGTGGCGCGCTACCGGGCGCTCCACGTCGCCGACCTGCTGCAGGCCGAGCATGGCGAGCTGACGGAGCTCGACCGCCGCGTCGCCGAGAGCATCGCCAACCACGACACGCTGGCCGAGAACGTCGACGAGCAGTACGAGGACCGCCGGACGCTGGGCGAGCGGCTGTCCGACCATCTCGCCACCTTCGGCGGAAGCTGGGCCTTCCTGATCTCCTTCGCCCTCTTCCTCGGCCTGTGGATGGTCTTCAACCTCGCCCGCGGCGACGAGACCTTCGACCCCTATCCCTTCATCCTGCTGAACCTGGTGCTGTCCTGCCTCGCCGCCATCCAGGCGCCGATCATCATGATGAGCCAGAAGCGGCAGGAGGCGAAGGACCGGCTGCGGTCGGAGAACGACTACCGCGTCAACCTGAAGGCCGAGCTGGAGATCCGTCACCTGCACGAGAAGATGGACTATCTCCTCCAGCGCCAGTGGCAGCGCCTGACCGAGATCCAGCAGCTCCAGCTCGAAATCATGCAGGAGAAGCGGCTGCGCAAATGA
- a CDS encoding DMT family transporter, with product MRDHGDHGRERRAGIAMALGSALLFGASTPLAKLLVGGLSPWLLAGLLYLGSGLGLALVRRLRPAAEAPLARGDYPWLAAAILCGGVVGPLLLMSGLEAGTASAASLLLNLEGVFTLAIAWVVFRENVDLRVGLGAAAILLGAVLLSWEGGSLSLGGGSLLVAGACLAWAVDNNLTRRLSAADPVQIAMLKGAVAGTVNIALAVAAGAELPDAGTMLAAGLVGFLGYGVSLVLFVLALRHLGTARTGAYFSLAPFVGALLAVAALGEPLSLRFVLAALLMAAGLALHLMERHEHPHEHEPMEHAHRHVHDAHHRHDHGPDDPPGEPHVHRHAHPRLVHRHPHYPDLHHRHEH from the coding sequence ATGCGCGATCACGGTGACCATGGACGGGAAAGACGGGCCGGCATCGCGATGGCGCTCGGCTCGGCGCTGCTGTTCGGCGCCAGCACGCCGCTGGCGAAGCTGCTGGTCGGCGGGCTGTCGCCCTGGCTGCTGGCCGGGCTGCTGTATCTCGGCTCCGGGCTCGGCCTCGCCCTGGTGCGCCGCCTGCGGCCGGCCGCGGAGGCCCCCCTGGCGCGGGGCGACTATCCCTGGCTCGCCGCCGCCATCCTCTGCGGCGGGGTGGTGGGGCCGCTGCTCCTGATGAGCGGGCTGGAGGCGGGGACGGCCTCGGCCGCCTCGCTGCTGCTGAACCTGGAGGGCGTCTTCACCCTGGCCATCGCCTGGGTCGTCTTCCGCGAGAACGTCGACCTCCGGGTCGGGCTGGGGGCGGCGGCCATCCTGCTCGGGGCGGTGCTTCTGTCCTGGGAGGGAGGATCCCTCTCGCTGGGCGGCGGGTCGCTGCTGGTGGCCGGCGCCTGCCTCGCCTGGGCGGTGGACAACAACCTGACGCGCCGGCTTTCCGCCGCCGACCCGGTGCAGATCGCCATGCTGAAGGGGGCGGTGGCCGGGACGGTCAACATCGCGCTGGCCGTCGCCGCGGGGGCGGAACTGCCGGACGCCGGGACGATGCTGGCCGCCGGTCTGGTCGGGTTCCTCGGCTACGGCGTCAGCCTGGTCCTCTTCGTGCTGGCCCTGCGCCATCTGGGGACGGCGCGGACCGGGGCCTACTTCTCCCTGGCGCCCTTCGTGGGGGCGCTGCTCGCCGTCGCGGCCCTGGGGGAGCCGCTGTCGCTGCGCTTCGTCCTGGCCGCCCTCCTCATGGCCGCCGGGCTTGCGCTGCACCTGATGGAGCGTCACGAGCACCCGCACGAGCATGAGCCGATGGAGCACGCGCACCGCCACGTCCATGATGCCCACCACCGGCACGACCATGGGCCGGACGATCCGCCGGGGGAGCCCCACGTCCACCGCCACGCCCATCCGCGGCTGGTCCACCGGCATCCGCACTACCCCGATCTCCACCACCGTCACGAGCATTGA
- a CDS encoding OmpA family protein, with product MKPIPNKTSLLAAGLVVAALAGCADTPTDTAALLQARRDYSAAAANPDVASNAPLELRRAEEALRKAETLRDKNADRREIDQQAYLASREAQIAREAAATKSAQTVVANADAYRQQGQLRARNAELEQQLRDLQAERTERGLVMTLGDILFATGRAELTPGAFERIDRLAQFMQRYPARTVRIEGHTDSTGNADFNLRLSEARAQAVRDALVARGVNPSRVVSQGMGEAQPVASNSTDSGRQQNRRVDIVISDEGAVAQTR from the coding sequence ATGAAGCCGATTCCGAACAAGACCTCCCTGCTGGCCGCCGGGCTGGTGGTCGCGGCGCTGGCCGGCTGCGCCGACACCCCGACCGACACCGCCGCCCTGCTGCAGGCGCGGCGGGACTACAGCGCCGCCGCCGCCAACCCCGATGTCGCGTCGAACGCGCCGCTGGAGCTGCGCCGCGCCGAGGAGGCCCTGCGCAAGGCCGAAACCCTGCGCGACAAGAATGCGGATCGCCGCGAGATCGACCAGCAGGCCTACCTCGCCAGCCGGGAAGCCCAGATCGCCCGTGAGGCCGCGGCGACCAAGAGCGCCCAGACCGTGGTCGCCAACGCCGACGCCTACCGGCAGCAGGGGCAGCTCCGCGCCCGCAACGCCGAACTGGAGCAGCAGCTTCGCGACCTGCAGGCCGAGCGGACGGAGCGCGGCCTGGTCATGACGCTGGGCGACATCCTGTTCGCCACCGGCCGGGCCGAGCTGACCCCCGGCGCCTTCGAGCGGATCGACCGGCTCGCCCAGTTCATGCAGCGCTACCCGGCCCGCACCGTGCGGATCGAGGGCCACACCGACAGCACCGGCAACGCCGACTTCAACCTGCGCCTGTCCGAGGCGCGCGCCCAGGCGGTGCGCGACGCGCTGGTGGCGCGCGGCGTGAACCCCAGCCGCGTCGTCAGCCAGGGCATGGGCGAGGCGCAGCCGGTCGCTTCCAACAGCACCGACTCCGGCCGCCAGCAGAACCGCCGCGTCGACATCGTCATCTCCGACGAGGGCGCCGTCGCCCAGACCCGGTGA
- a CDS encoding TerB family tellurite resistance protein — MGLFDMFKGNAPMDLTPRRVLVISLIHCMGSDGEIDPEEVGHLVSVLGRSATREELDRCLKYARGTPVDAFLQEAAPRLSEDQRRCILLNMIDSAMADGEAESGERDLIARFQQAFGFSDEALEPFVRGLVAKNDRRILDA, encoded by the coding sequence ATGGGTCTGTTCGACATGTTCAAGGGCAACGCGCCGATGGACCTGACCCCACGCCGCGTCCTGGTGATCTCGCTGATCCACTGCATGGGATCGGACGGGGAGATCGACCCGGAGGAGGTCGGCCACCTCGTGTCCGTGCTCGGCCGTTCGGCCACGCGCGAGGAGCTGGACCGCTGCCTGAAATATGCCCGCGGCACCCCGGTGGACGCCTTCCTGCAGGAGGCGGCGCCCAGGCTGTCCGAGGACCAGCGCCGCTGCATCCTGCTGAACATGATCGACAGCGCCATGGCCGACGGCGAGGCGGAGTCGGGCGAGCGTGACCTGATCGCCCGCTTCCAGCAGGCCTTCGGCTTCAGCGACGAGGCGCTGGAGCCCTTCGTCCGCGGCCTCGTCGCCAAGAACGACCGCCGCATCCTCGACGCCTGA
- a CDS encoding gamma-glutamyl-gamma-aminobutyrate hydrolase family protein (Members of this family of hydrolases with an active site Cys residue belong to MEROPS family C26.), with translation MNALHHQSVDRLGDGLRVVARERAGVVQGIEAAAHPFLVGVQWHPEYLITDSRQQNLFRTLVSVAAGLGEAARGRAAALA, from the coding sequence GTGAACGCGCTGCACCACCAGTCGGTCGACCGGCTGGGCGACGGGCTGCGCGTGGTGGCGCGCGAACGGGCGGGCGTCGTCCAGGGCATCGAGGCGGCGGCCCATCCCTTCCTCGTCGGGGTGCAGTGGCATCCGGAATACCTGATCACCGACTCCCGCCAGCAGAACCTGTTCCGCACGCTGGTCTCCGTCGCCGCCGGCCTCGGCGAAGCCGCGCGCGGCCGCGCCGCCGCCCTGGCCTGA